A window of the Henckelia pumila isolate YLH828 chromosome 3, ASM3356847v2, whole genome shotgun sequence genome harbors these coding sequences:
- the LOC140887508 gene encoding uncharacterized protein At5g39865-like yields MGCTASCPANFITQSKNPSSNSSPTHCNSQSLSPYYSFSEPSSTPVSRTLSLPTPLIHHPPLRKGDSNHFVSLTSTTYGSLVLIDPPDPSFNAQDFDNPELPAKKVQDFGSSEDPLSPDSVINTWELMEGLDEVEFDFHMVGYPRNPGKAEVDDTEIVSSYEFVEESKCKPLWKHLSDESSLLKFESDDGVSSCGNGISKPEKVESLVDSDESCDLSGPEDRIVLYYTSLRGIRKTYEDCCMVRVILSGFRVCVDERDISMDRSYRKELQDALKGKAAVGLPQVFVRGHHIGGAEEIKQLNETGELAKLLKGFPVMDSGFVCESCGDVRFVPCSNCNGSRKVYDDEEGTLSRCPECNENGLTRCLVCCP; encoded by the coding sequence ATGGGCTGCACAGCTTCTTGTCCAGCAAATTTCATAACTCAAAGCAAGAATCCCTCCTCCAATTCTTCCCCAACTCATTGTAATTCGCAGTCTTTGTCTCCTTATTACTCATTTTCGGAACCTTCTTCTACTCCTGTTTCGAGGACCTTATCTCTTCCCACCCCTTTAATCCATCATCCACCTTTGAGGAAAGGAGATTCCAATCACTTTGTTTCACTCACCTCCACTACTTATGGATCTCTTGTGCTCATTGACCCGCCGGACCCCAGCTTCAACGCCCAAGATTTTGATAATCCAGAGCTCCCGGCCAAAAAGGTTCAAGATTTTGGGAGTTCTGAGGACCCTCTTTCTCCAGATTCGGTTATCAATACTTGGGAGCTCATGGAAGGCCTTGATGAAGTGGAGTTTGATTTTCACATGGTGGGCTACCCAAGAAATCCAGGTAAAGCAGAGGTGGATGACACTGAAATTGTGAGTTCCTATGAATTTGTTGAGGAATCGAAATGTAAGCCTCTGTGGAAGCATTTATCCGATGAATCATCGCTGTTGAAATTCGAGTCTGATGACGGAGTATCAAGTTGTGGGAATGGCATTTCGAAGCCAGAAAAGGTTGAGTCTTTAGTTGATAGTGATGAATCTTGTGACTTATCTGGTCCTGAGGACAGGATTGTGTTGTATTATACTAGCTTGAGGGGCATTAGGAAAACTTATGAGGATTGTTGTATGGTTCGAGTGATCTTGAGTGGCTTTCGAGTGTGCGTGGACGAAAGGGATATTTCGATGGATCGATCATATAGGAAGGAGTTGCAGGACGCATTGAAAGGGAAGGCGGCGGTGGGATTGCCGCAAGTGTTTGTTAGAGGGCATCACATTGGTGGGGCTGAGGAGATTAAGCAGCTCAATGAAACGGGAGAATTGGCTAAGCTTTTGAAAGGTTTTCCGGTTATGGATTCGGGATTCGTGTGCGAGAGTTGTGGGGATGTGAGGTTTGTGCCTTGCTCAAATTGCAATGGGAGCCGGAAGGTTTATGATGATGAAGAAGGGACTTTGAGTAGGTGCCCCGAGTGCAACGAGAATGGATTGACTCGGTGCCTGGTTTGTTGCCCTTGA
- the LOC140887613 gene encoding uncharacterized protein isoform X1, translated as MSNGDVRRVSVQDIQLVQNLIERCLQLYMSQGEVMSTLLQQAKIEPGFTELVWQKLEAENQDFFKAYHLRLIIKDQILRFNQLLERQVELMHEICSSGATRIPPSNGTNVQSTYQAPQPTGLSIKPENRLQAMNVVPNAYTNGALTMQPCMPVAVNMMGDTGRIDMPSNTMSVQGSNTVMLRGMNGSMIKSEVGYGGDSPFMFGSESNLLESRTVIGEGSVPHFDGVEPSSHTLNESILDPEMNTFGFLGQIPRNFSLSDLTADFSNSTDILENYSKSPFLGTDANFMGPRLRDDQQADMRRLDTISEALSFEDFGSE; from the exons ATGTCTAATGGAGATGTTAGAAGAGTCTCAGTACAAGATATACAGCTT GTTCAAAATCTCATAGAAAGGTGCCTTCAGCTTTACATGAGTCAGGGTGAAGTTATGAGTACCCTTTTACAGCAGGCGAAAATTGAGCCCGGTTTCACTGAACTTG TGTGGCAGAAACTTGAAGCAGAAAATCAGGATTTTTTCAAGGCATATCATCTGAGGCTGATAATTAAGGACCAGATCTTACGATTCAATCAGCTGCTGGAAAGACAAGTTGAACTAATGCACGAAATATGTTCATCCGGAGCAACTCGTATTCCTCCGTCAAATGGAACTAATGTTCAATCAA CATATCAAGCCCCACAACCTACTGGACTATCTATAAAGCCAGAAAACAGGCTCCAAGCAATGAATGTTGTACCTAATGCTTACACTAATGGGGCACTGACCATGCAACCATGCATGCCAGTTGCTGTCAATATGATGGGTGATACTGGAAGGATTGATATGCCATCAAACACGATGTCGGTTCAGGGCTCAAACACGGTAATGTTGCGAGGCATGAATGGGAGTATGATCAAATCAGAAGTCGGCTATGGAGGTGATTCCCCATTTATGTTTGGTTCGGAGAGCAATCTTCTTGAATCACGTACTGTGATAGGAGAAGGATCTGTTCCTCACTTTGATGGGGTAGAGCCCAGTTCACACACTCTGAATGAGAGTATATTAGACCCAGAGATGAATACTTTTGGATTCTTGGGGCAAATCCCCCGAAACTTCAGTTTATCAGACCTGACAGCTGATTTTTCAAACAGTACGG ATATACTGGAGAACTATTCGAAATCTCCATTCCTGGGAACCGATGCAAATTTCATGGGCCCTCGTCTCAGGGATGACCAGCAAG CAGACATGAGGAGGTTGGACACTATATCAGAGGCTTTAAGCTTTGAAGATTTTGGCAGTGAATGA
- the LOC140887613 gene encoding uncharacterized protein isoform X2: MSNGDVRRVSVQDIQLVQNLIERCLQLYMSQGEVMSTLLQQAKIEPGFTELVWQKLEAENQDFFKAYHLRLIIKDQILRFNQLLERQVELMHEICSSGATRIPPSNGTNVQSTYQAPQPTGLSIKPENRLQAMNVVPNAYTNGALTMQPCMPVAVNMMGDTGRIDMPSNTMSVQGSNTVMLRGMNGSMIKSEVGYGGDSPFMFGSESNLLESRTVIGEGSVPHFDGVEPSSHTLNESILDPEMNTFGFLGQIPRNFSLSDLTADFSNSTDILENYSKSPFLGTDANFMGPRLRDDQQDMRRLDTISEALSFEDFGSE; the protein is encoded by the exons ATGTCTAATGGAGATGTTAGAAGAGTCTCAGTACAAGATATACAGCTT GTTCAAAATCTCATAGAAAGGTGCCTTCAGCTTTACATGAGTCAGGGTGAAGTTATGAGTACCCTTTTACAGCAGGCGAAAATTGAGCCCGGTTTCACTGAACTTG TGTGGCAGAAACTTGAAGCAGAAAATCAGGATTTTTTCAAGGCATATCATCTGAGGCTGATAATTAAGGACCAGATCTTACGATTCAATCAGCTGCTGGAAAGACAAGTTGAACTAATGCACGAAATATGTTCATCCGGAGCAACTCGTATTCCTCCGTCAAATGGAACTAATGTTCAATCAA CATATCAAGCCCCACAACCTACTGGACTATCTATAAAGCCAGAAAACAGGCTCCAAGCAATGAATGTTGTACCTAATGCTTACACTAATGGGGCACTGACCATGCAACCATGCATGCCAGTTGCTGTCAATATGATGGGTGATACTGGAAGGATTGATATGCCATCAAACACGATGTCGGTTCAGGGCTCAAACACGGTAATGTTGCGAGGCATGAATGGGAGTATGATCAAATCAGAAGTCGGCTATGGAGGTGATTCCCCATTTATGTTTGGTTCGGAGAGCAATCTTCTTGAATCACGTACTGTGATAGGAGAAGGATCTGTTCCTCACTTTGATGGGGTAGAGCCCAGTTCACACACTCTGAATGAGAGTATATTAGACCCAGAGATGAATACTTTTGGATTCTTGGGGCAAATCCCCCGAAACTTCAGTTTATCAGACCTGACAGCTGATTTTTCAAACAGTACGG ATATACTGGAGAACTATTCGAAATCTCCATTCCTGGGAACCGATGCAAATTTCATGGGCCCTCGTCTCAGGGATGACCAGCAAG ACATGAGGAGGTTGGACACTATATCAGAGGCTTTAAGCTTTGAAGATTTTGGCAGTGAATGA